TAGCATGGCTTTTTGAAAAACCGCGCTATCCCGCCGCCGTTTCCTGACGCTGCATGGCCGCCAAATGCCGCCGCATCCGTAACGTTTCGACCCCGGCCAGCAGCACGATCCCGATCCCGTGGGTATCGTTCAGATTCCAGGACAGCTCGTCCTTGTAGTACAACGGCGAGAAGGAATAACCGGACCCCCGGCAAACCCCGAACACGTTGCCCTGCTTGTCGATCGAGATGCGCGTCAGCCCTTCCCAGCCTTTGCCGACCGCCGCGATATAAGGCTCGGGCTCGGACAGCCAGCCGCAGCGGACGCCCATGGCAAACGCGTAGACAAACATCGATGTGCAGGACGATTCCTCGTACGATTCGGGGATGTTCAGCACCTGATGCCACAGCCCGTTCACGCCCTGCAGCCTCAAGTAACCCTCGCACAGCTCCCGGAAGAACGAAAGCAGCTCGGGCTGCTTCGCATGCCGCTCCGGAATTACGGTCAGCAGCTCCGCAAGCGAGAACAGCACCCAGCCGTTCCCCCTCCCCCACGGCACCCCGTTCGGATGGTCATATTTGAAATCGTACACATGGGACATGACTTTCGTTCCTTCCATAAACAAATATTTCCTGTAAAGCAAAAACTGCGAAGCCGCATCGTCCAAATACGCCGTATCTCCCGTCAGCTCGTAGTACCGGATCATGAACGGCGTGCTCATGTACAAATTGTCGCACCACATCGTATCCTTCATAAACTCCACGCTGCCGTGCTCCCGGTACAGCGCGCCGTCCGGCTGCCGGTCCTGCTCGAAGCGGATGTACAGCGCGATCCGGTCGACCGCTGCCCTGGCTCCTTCCAGCTCGCGCACCTTCATCGCCGCCAATGTCGTTGCGCCGAAGGAGCCGCAGTCGTCGAGGCTGTCGATTGCCGAGAGCAGCGGATTGATGCCGGCCGCCCCGTACCGCTCCCGGTCCCACAGCGCGTACCGGTCATTCGAAGTCGCCAGCCGGATATGGTCGGCCGTATAGTCGACGTAATCGTCCCGGCCGAGCTCGAGCCCGGTTTGCAGCAGGCCGTAAAGCGTAACGCCGAGAGGATAATTCCAGTGGCCGTACAGCGGATTTTCCAGGTAGGCGCGGATCTGGCAGCCGGGCCGGTCGACCCGCCAGTAGATCTCGCCGTCGGCGCCGGCAAACGGTGCATGCATGCTGCGAAGCTGCTGCAGCCGCTCGGCGTCGAAGCCGCCAAACGGTCCGGCATACATCCAAGGATCGTCCCGGTCAGCGCCCTCTACGAGCTGCGCCGGAATAATCCGGATACCGCCGCCGGTACTGCCGTCTCCCTCCTCGCCCGTCTCCGCCACCAGACAAAACCCCCATCCGCCTGCCGGGGGGCACTCGGATTCGACGATTAGCTCATGATCGCCGTATGAAAGCGTAACCGGACAATCGAACGGAACGGCAGTCGGCCCGTCACCGCCTGCAGCCGCATCGCCTCCCGCAATCGCTTTGCGCGAATAGACGCGGTCGCCGTTCACATAGATCGCAATCGAACCGGCCGCTTCGCCCCGAAGCGTTATCGTCCGGCTCCGCGCGGAGGTTACGCGCAGCTTCGCCCGCCCGTACGCGAACCGTCCCGGTACCGTGCCGAACATTCTCGCCAGCTGGCCGCTGCGGAGTTCGGTCTCGTTCCAGTCCGGGCTCGGTCCCCACCTCACGTCTGTAGCCGGCTCCGCCACGCCTTCCGCCGGCCAGACGTCAATCGTTCCGGCGTCCGTCGGCTCGCTGAAGATCCAGCCCTCCTGCCCTTCCCGCTCCGGCGAAGGCGCAAGAAAATGGACGGGCCGTTTGGCGGAACCGGAGCCGAAGCGGCCGCCGAAGCCGGCCGCCGTCTTCATGAAACGCAGCACGAAATGGTTCCAGCCTTGGCGCAGCTTGACGCCGACGCCATATTTGCGGTCCGGGAACGACTCATGCTGAATGTTCGACCGGAACGCCGGTTCCCCGTTGACGAAAATATGCAGCGGACCGAAGCAGCTGACGCTGAAGTTCCCGTCCGCCTCCTGATCGCTCCACAGCTTGCCCCAGACGAAGACGAACTGCAGATCGCGCGCATGTCCGCATTTTGCCGCCAAATCGAACTCGTAACGGGTGTCGCCGCCCCGCTTGAAGCCGTTCTCGCAGAACACCCGGTACACGGGCGGATGCTTCGGGGCCGAGCCGATGTAGCGCTCCGCGACGGCGGTCAGCGCGCCTTCGATGTTGTCCCCGCACCGGCGATAGATCGAATCCTGCTCCGGAAAATAGCTCACCGGTTTCTCCTCCTCTCGCTGATCCGCCGGTTAACCGGCACTCCCGGCAGGGACATAATCCGGCAGTGCGCCGGGATCTTCCGGCAGCTCGATCATATACAGATTGCCGTAGCCGTTGCGATCGCTCGTATAGACGAGCCGCTTGCCGTCCGGGCTGAAGCGCGGATGCGCATGCACCTTCTGCACATGGAAGCTGCAGCGGTGCTCGCACAGAATTTTCGGGCCGACGAACGCGCCGTTCATCCTTTTCCAGTAAATCATCAAGGTCAGCGGATCCCGCCCGTCGACGACAACCTGATTGAAATCGTTCGACTGCGCATGCCAATTGCGAAAACGGAACTCGACCTCTTCCATGCCGGTTCCGTCGTGATGGATTTTGCCGATGAAGGCCGTGCCGTCCTCGCGAAAGCCGTGATAGCCGACCTGTACGCCGTCCTCCAGCCAATATTCGTGGCCGACCTTCTCCTGCGGCTCGAACCGCTCGCGGATCCGCCGGGCGCTGCCGTCCCGCAGATCGCAGACCCAGATCCGGTGGTCGACCAGATGCCAGGGCCCTTCATGGCAAAAGGTGATCAGATGCGGCACCGTCGGCGACGTGTTAATGTGGCCGATCCAGCTGCGGTCCTGCAGCACCGTTTCCGCTTCGCCGCCGTCGACGGGCACCTTCATGATTTTCGAGAGCGGGTTGGCTTCCATCACTTCCCGGTGGCCGACATAGCCGTTGCCGAGATCGATGCGGATCCGGTGCGACAGATTTTCCGAGTGGACGGAAATGATATGCTTCCCGTCGGCCGTGACGCTTTGGCTGCCGAGGTTAAACCCTTCCGGGCATTCGTACAGTATGCGTTCCTCAAGCGTGTGCAAATCCAGCTCGACGATCCGGCGCCGGTTTTTGTAATACAGCCGCGTTCCCTCGGGATTCAGACATGCGCCAAGACCGTCGGTCCGCCCGGTCAAGTCGGTCAGCTGCGTCATGTCGCCGGTTTTCATATCCATGCTGTACAGGTTCGTGGCGTTGCCCCGGTCGGAGACGAGCAGCAGCTTCCCGCCGTTGTCATACCAGCCGTTTTCGGTAAAATACAAATGATGGCTGTGGGCCGCGTAATCGGTCATTTGCAGAACGGGAAGCCCCGATGCAGGGTCCTGCGCCGTTTTCCATTCCGACGGCCATACCGTTCCTTTTCCGCTCGGCATGATGCCAAACACCTCCGTAGATTGGATTATCGAACAAAGCGGGACAGATCGATGTTCAGTCCCTTCACGCCGTCCGCAACGAGCCCGGCGATCACGTCCGCGCCCTTCTCGGTAAAATGGGTCCGATCGGTACCGTTGACGACAATCATGAAGAAGCTCTCCGCTTCCGCATAGCCGACCGACGTATAATACGCAAGGCTGAGCGCCATTAAATCGATCAGCGGAGCGTTCTCCCGCTCCGCCACTTCCTTCATCGCACAGCAGTAGGCCGCAAAATCGTTCTGAAACGAGCCGTCCTCGTAATGAAGCCGGCCGACCGGCGTCACGAACACCGGCGTCGCTCCGCGGGCGCGTGCGGCCGCCGCATATTCGGCAAGATACCGCTTATAGTCGGTGTGCGGATCGGTGTACCGTTCCGGCCGGCTCGCGGTGGCGTCGTTATGCCCCATCTGGACGAGCAGCCAGTCGCCAGGCTTCATCGTCTCCGCCAGCGCGTCCAGCCGCCCTTCCGTAATGAACGTCTTCGAGCTGCGACCTCCGATGGCGCGGTTATCGAACCGCACGCCGTCCGTAAAATATCGGCCGATAAACTGTCCCCATCCGGCCTGGGGCGCGTGCTCGCGCGAATACGTCTGCACGGTGGAGTCGCCTGCAAGAAAGACGACGGGTCGATCCTGTCCGTTCATCCGTTAACCCTCTCTTTCAAGTTCGTGTCCGGCACCGTGTAGATCGCCGGCACCGGCGGTTCCGCCATCCCGACTCCGAGATGAAAGCCGGGATGAGGCGGCTGGTTATACGCGACGTTTTGCCAGGCGATGGACAGCCGGTAAACCGGATCGTGCATCAGCGTATAAATGCGATGCTCCGTTTCGTCCGTCGTCGTGTAGATGCGCAGCTCGCGGCTGTCCTCCGCGCGCCACACCGCTTCCTCCCGCCAGTCGCCAAGCAGGTCGGCCTGCAGGCAGGGCGTCGCCTTGGTGCCGTTGTTCGAAGCGCAGCCGTCCGCCGTCAGCAGATTAACCGTGCGCATCCCCTCATAATCCCATTTGTCGATGCGGTTCCGGTCGAGCAGCTCCCGCAGCAGATCGCCGTCCCACCAGATGGCGAAATTGACCGACGACGGAATGGACGTGTCGCTGATCAGCTCTCCCTGGGCGGTAAACAGCTTGCGGGCCGCCCAGCACTCCTCGCCTTCGAAACGCGGATCGATGTCCGCGCATAGGCCTCTGCCGACGTCGTACTTCGACGGCGCTCCCCACAGCAGCTCGCCCGTTCCGGCGTCGTGCATCTCGATGCCGGACGCCGACGGGGTCTCGTGCACCTGGAAAACCTGCAGGCCCGGCCTTCCCGGAACGAGCTTGCCGACGTGCATCGCGTCGCCGTGGCCGAGCCCGGTCGAGTACAAGCCGGCGCCGTCGTGGTCGACGACGCAGGAGCCGTACACGATTTCGTCGCAGCCGTCGCCGTCCACATCCGCGACGCTGACGCTGTGATTGCCTTGACCGGCATAAGCGGCATGGACGCCGTCGTCGCTGTCGAATACCCAGCGCGGGGTAAGCTCGCCGTTCCGCCAGTCGAAGGCGGCCAGCACCGACCGGGTGTAATAGCCCCGGCACATGACGATGCTCGGGCGCTCGCCGTCAAGATACGCGACACAGGCGAGGAACCGGTCGACCCGGTTGCCGTCCCCGTCGCCCCAGGCGCGTATATCGCCGCGCGGGGGGACATACGGGACCGTCGCCAGCGCCCGGCCGGTCAGCCCCTCGAATACGGTCAAATATTCGGGCCCTTCCACGATAAAGCCCCGTTCGTTGCGGTAATCCGCATCCGCGTCGCCGATGACGGCGCCGGTTCCGTCCGTCGTCCCGTCCGCCGTTTTGCAAACGAGCTCCGCCCGGCCGTCGCCGTCCAGATCGTAGACGAGAAACTGCGTATAATGCGCGCCTGCGCGGATGTTCCGGCCGAGGTCGATGCGCCACAGCAGCGTCCCGTCCAGCCGGTAGCAGTCGAGATAGACATTGCCGGTATAACCGTCATGCGCGTTGTCGTGCGAGTTGGACGGGTCCCACTTCAACACGATTTCGTACTCCCCATCGCCGTCCACGTCGCCGACGCCGGCGTCATTGGCGCTGTATTCGTATGCGATACCGTCCGGCGTTACGCTTCCGTCCGGCTTCTGCAGCGGGACCGCATGATACGGCTTTTCCCAGACGAACGCCTCCGCCGAAGGCGGCATTTCAGCGCCGTCCACAACCGCGCATACGCGATAGACCGACTCCAGCGTTCCGTCCGCGTCCGTCAGATTCGTGGCGCCCGTTAACGGTTCGGCGTTTACCCGGATGCCGTCGCGGTACAGATTGAACGCGACCCCTTTATCCGCTTCGCCGCCGAGCAGGCGCCAGCCGGCATAGACGCCCCGCGCCGTTTTGACGGCGATCAGCCCACGGCCGAGCGCTTCCATCTGGCGCGGCTTCGCGGCCGGACCGGCGCTTCCTTTTGCCGAACCGTCCGCCGTGCCGTTCCTGCCGTCCGTTTGATCCGCCACTTACGACTCCCCTCCCGTGTCCGGTTATTTCGACTTCGCTTGCGACGCCTCATAGAGGCTGTTGATTTCCGCCGTATAATCGTCGCCGCCGCTGCTGCGCCACAGGTCGACCGCCTGCTTGAAGCCGTTTTCGTCGATTTGGCCGACGATAAATTTGATCCGTGCGTCGCTGATGATGTTGTCGAGCTGCGCGCCTTTTTGGGCGTACACCTTGGAGATAAGCGGCTCCGCCGGATTCGGCACGACGATTTTTTCGTTCGCGTTCATAATGTTCGTCTCCTTCAGCCGCAGCGGCGTCTGCTCGACGTCCAAATAATTGTTGGCCGGAATGCCCATCAGCATCTGGTTCAAATCCTGAATATTCGCCTGAATTTTCTCATCGGTGCTGCGGACGATATAATTGTCCTTCATCGTATAGTTCTGTCCTTCGAGACCGGCCCAGATCAGCGTCTGCTCCTCCTTCGAGTTGAGCGAATCGAGGAACGTCAGCACCTTCTTCAGCTCGTCCTCCGTCTTCACGCTCGATTTCGGAATGGCCAGCATGCCCGCGTAGCCGGACGTCGGCAGGTTGTGCTGCTTGCCGTCAGGCCCCGTCACGGCGCCAACCGCGTCGAAAATATCCGTCGCGCCGGCATGCGCATCCTCGTAAGCCGTCTCCAGCCGGTGCGTATTGTCGAGCACGGTCACTTCCACCCCGGCCTGGGAGTTTTTGACCGGATCGTCCATTTTGGCCGGATCCAGGACGGCGAAATCCGGATTGATCAGCTTCTCCTCATACAGCTTGCGGAAAAATTTCAGCGCGTCCATATACTGCGGCGTCATATGCGCCGGAACGAGCTTCCCGTTTGCGTCCACGCCCCACTTGTTCGGCACGCCGAACCAGGTCCCCATAATGTCCCAGATCGTCGAGTCCTTGGAGGCGACAAGGCCGTACGTGTCGTTTTTGCCGTCTCCGTCGGGGTCCTTTTCGGTAAAGGCTTTCAGCATGTTGTAAAAATCGTCGACCGTCTTAGGCTCGGTGAGGCCGACCTTCTTCAGCCAGTCCTTGCGGTACAGGATGCCGTAACGGCCGAGCGGGCGGGAACGGTAAATGCCGTAAATTTTGCCGTTGATGGACGAGTTGTTCAAAATGATCGGATTCGCCTGGCTGAGGTACTGGTAATCCTTCAGATAAGGACCGATTTCCCAAAACGCGCCAGCCTGCACCGCGCTGACGAAGCTGGCCGACTTCGACAGCACCGCCATAATCGTCGGCAGCTTGCCGGATGCGAGCGTAATGTTGAACTTGTCCTCATAGGTGGTGGCCGGCACCCAAACCGGCGTTATATCTGTATTTGTCATTTCCTCCAATTTCTTCAACACAGGACTGCCTTTCTGCGCCAGGTCGGTCTCGAAGGACGGCAGCATGATATCCAGCTTGAGCGGCGCCGGCTTCCCGTCGCTGCCGCCCGAGCCGTCGGCGTTTGTCGAATCCGCGGATGAAGGCGAATCGGAGGACTTGCCTCCGCTGCTGCATGCCGTGAGACCGGTCAGCGCGACAAGTCCGACCAGAAACAGCTTGTACCTCATTTTTGCTTGAACCATCGATGTTCTCCCCTTTAAGTCGTTGTAATGTGGGGCTGCGGCTGTATCAGCCGCCGCCCGTTTGCAGCGTTACAGGACCGAGCAGCCCCGAAGGCAGCCGCTGACCGTCGTAACGGTTCGCCAGGCTGTTCGTCACCTCGATCCGCAGCTCGTTCGCGCCTGCCTGCAGGAACGGGCTGACGTCGAAGACGTACGGCTTCCACATCCGGACGCCCGCATCGCGGCCGTTCACCGCGACTCGGGCGATTTCGCCCGTGTCGCCGAGGTCGAGCCGGACGGGCCGGCTGCCGATCTGCGCTTCGCCGCCGCCGTCGCGATATCCGCCGACGGACGGGGCTCCGCCTTCCGGGCCGCCCGCTTCAACCGCTTCGGCGGGAAAATCGAAGCGGCTTTCGTACACGAGCGTGCCGGAGAAATGCTCCATCCCTTCCCATTCCGCCCAGGATGAAAGCGCCGGGCGCGGTCCGCCTGACAGCGGCCCTCCGCTAACGTGCCACTGAAGCTGCAGCGGGATGATCTTGGGGAACTCCCCGCTCTCCGCCGCCGAATCCGCCGGCGCCGCAAGTGCCGGATCGGCGGCGACGATCAGGCATTCTCTGCGCTGCAGGCGAAGCGCAATCGGGCTGCCCGCGTTCCGCTCCGCTTCGGAACGATCGGCGAGCTGCTCTGCAGCGGATGTGCCGCATGCCGCTTCCGGGCTCCGCGCCGCAAAGGTCTCTCCCGTCCACGGCTGCCAGATTTCCGCGCCGCAGCCGGCCGGGATGCGCAGGCTGCCGGTGTATTCGTCCTCGCCTTCGTTCACGATGCAATAGAACAGAGTGCCGCCTTTCTTCACCCTGCTGATGCGAACGGCTGCGCAGGCCGGTTCGAGCAGCGGCTCAGCCAGCGCGAGTTCATCCAGCACGGCGGGGATATCCTCGGCCCGCTGCACAAAGCGCCAGCTCTTCGCATGCTCCGATCCGGGACGTCCGGCTTCCGGCAGCGCGATTACCGCTCCGCCTTGGGATACGAACTCGGCAAGCAGCCGCAGACCCTCGGGCTTGAAGGCGTCCGTATTCTCAATCAGCACAGCCTTATACGCATAGCCGGCAATCCGGATGAGCCCGTCTTCGATCGTGCAGGATGCGGCCAGCAGCTCTTCCTCCAGATAGTTGAATTCGATCTGGCGTTCGAAGAGCGGCTTCGCGATGCTCCACGGCATTTCCGAGGCACCCGTCAGCACCGCAATTTCCGCCGTATTCGCGCCGTCCGTCATCAGCCAGCTCATCCGCTTGATATACCGTGCGAACTGCTCGTAATGAGGCCACCAGATATTGTTCGGCCCGACATCCGGCGGACGCTCGTCCCTGCGTTCCCCGCGGATCGAATAATAGAAGGCGTGCGGAACGATCAGGTTCGTTCCCCGGACGAACAGCCAGTCCAGGTACCACTTCATATTGTCCGCCGTCAGCGCCCAGCCGCTTTCCTTCCCGCAGACGCCGAAGCACTCGTTCAAATTGCGGCGCCGCCCCCGGTGGCGCGCCGCATCGGAAGCGCATTTGGCCAGCACGGTGTGAGGCCCGTCCAGCGCTTTGCCGTCTTCGGGGGCGATCCACCGCCAGACGACGTCCTGCCCCGGGATATGAAAATGCTCCAGCAGCCCGATGTCCCCGCTGCCCGCCGGATGGCCGGTCAGCGCGATGCCGTGCGCCTCGCACCACTGCGCGAGCGGCCGGTAATACGTGCGCGTGAGCCTCGCGCGCACCGCGTCCTCGAATCGGCCGCGGATACCGGCCGTGCCGGCCCCGGCTTCAAGCCACAGAGCAGGCAAATCCCGCTCGCCGCCTCCGGCGGCCGTATACTCGGCGAGGAATCCGCGCGTCCACGGCCGCAGGCCCCGCTTATGCCGCCGGCCGAGCAGGTCCGGCTCGTCGGTGAACATGGCAATGACCGTCCCGCCGAAATAATCGCGAAGCCGCTCGTAATAAGCGTCGTGCGTCAGCGCGATGAACGTCCGCATCGCTTCTTCGTTCAGCAGGTCCGCTGCCCTCGGCGCATCCGGCTCCCCGTCGTCCTGCCCGGGGTGAATGCCGCGGATCGTGCCGCCGGACGGCGTATCGACGAAGACGGCCGCGAACCAGCCGTCCCCGTCCGGCGCCCGGAACGGCACGCTTCCGCCGCCTCCGCCCGGCGATAACGCCGCCCGCCAATCGAGCACCGTTACCGAATCCGGAACGACGGAGCCGTCCGGGAGCTTGCGGTACGCCAGCATCGAGACCAGCTCCTCGTCCGGCTCCAGCCCGACCGGGACCACCGCCGGACCGGCTTGGCACGGAAATTCCCGCATCGCCAGTCCCCGGCTGGCAAATGCGGGATTTTGCTTCACGACGAGGCCGTTCGCCGCGCCGGACGGATACATGCCCTCGTCGTACAGAATAACCGACATGCCGAGACGCGCCGCTTCCGCAACCGCCGCTTCCGCCAGCTCCAGATATGCCTCCGACATATACGGCATCGAGCGCGGAAGTCCCATGCGCGGATGGAGCACGAAGCCGGTCACTTCCTTCGCATGAAACTCGCGGATTTGCCGGATCAGCTCTTCTTTCGACAGCTCGTCGTTCCAGAACCAGAACGGCATCGGCCCGAATTCGGCCGCAGGCGCTTCAAATTGCTTTCTCCACTGATCAATCATTTGCTGTTTATCCATCTCCCTTAAGGGCAGGTAGCCCGGTTTGCATCCTACTTCCTTCTTGCCGCCCCAAGGAAATTCCTTTATTTTCCGTCAGCTGCCTGCGCTTTTGCGTAGGCTTCGTTAATTTCCTTGATGTATTCGTCGCCGCCGCTTTTCTTCCACAGCTCCACCGCCGACTGGAAGCCGGCTTCGTCAATTTGCCCGACGATGAACTTGATTCGCGCGTCCTCGATGATGTTGTCGAGCTGCGCGCCTTTCTGCATGTACGTTTTGGAGATGAGCGGTTCGGCCGGATTCGGCACGATAATCTTTTCGTTCTCCTTCTGCACCTGCGAAACCTTGGCCCGCAGCGGGGTAGCCGGCTTGAACATCTTCGATGTCGGATCCTCCGGAATAAACATCAGCAGCTGGTTCAAATCGGTGAATGCGTCCTCCGGCTTGGGGTTATCGTCGGCAACCTGCACCAGCTTGCCGTCCTCGATATTGTAATTGACGCCCTCGATGCCGTACCCGGCGAGCAGCTGCACGTCGTCGTCGTTCATTTTATCGAGGAACGTCAGAACCTTCTTCAGATCGTCCTCCGTTTTCACGCTCGATTTGGAAATGAGGAACATTCCCGAATAGCCCGAGGTCGGCAGGTTATGAAGCGCTCCGTCCGGTCCTTCCACCGAGCCGGTTACATCGATGACCGCCTTCGGGTCCGAGGTCGCCATCTTCTGCTCCAGCCGCCCGGCATTATCCGCCACGTCGACGATGACGCCCGCCTGGCCGTTTACGACCGGATCGAGCCATTTGGCCGAATCCATAACGGCGAAGTCGGAATTGACGAGCTTCTCGCTGTACAGCTTCCGGAAAAATTTCAGCGCATCCATATATTGCGGGAACAAATGAGCGGGCTCCAGCTTGCCGTTTGCGTCCAGCCCCCATTTGTTGGGCACGCCGAACCAGACCTGCATATTGTCCCACGGACCGGAAAATTTGGTGACGACCATGCCGTACGTGTCGTTTTTGCCGTCCTTGTCGGGATCGTCCAGCGTGAACGCTTTCAACATGTTGTAAAAATCGTCGATCGTTTTCGGGGGCTGCAGGCCGACGTTGTCGAGCCAGTCCTTCCGGTACACGATGCCGTTGCGGCCGAGCGTCCGGCCCCGGTAAATGCCGTAAATTTTCCCTTCGATCGAAATATTGTTCAGAATGGTCGGGTTCGCCTTGCTGAGATTCGGGTAGTCCTTCAAATACGGACCGATTTCCCAGAACGCACCCGATTGAATCGCGCTTATAATGCTCGGCGATTTCGGGTCGGCTTCGATCACCATCGGCATCGAACCCGAGGCAAGCGTAATGTTCATCTTGTCGCTGTAGGACGAGTTCGGCACGAAATTGATATCGAGTTTCGTGTTCGTGTACGCTTCGATCTTTTTCCAGACATTGCTCGATTCCGCCTTAGGAAGCGTCGTCTGGAAGCTCGGAATCATGACGCTGATCTTGAACGGCTGCGGCGTCTTCGCCCCCGAAGCCTCACTGCCCGGCTTATTCGCCGGTTCTCCTCCGCCCCCGCATCCGGCAAGCGCCGTCAATGCGAATGCCATTCCGAGCCCGAGAGCCGCACGTTTACCCTTGTTTACCATTCCCAACATTCATGAACCCCCCATAATGAAAAATAGTGAAGTAAGTTCTGGATGCGGTTA
This genomic window from Paenibacillus humicola contains:
- a CDS encoding extracellular solute-binding protein; the protein is MLGMVNKGKRAALGLGMAFALTALAGCGGGGEPANKPGSEASGAKTPQPFKISVMIPSFQTTLPKAESSNVWKKIEAYTNTKLDINFVPNSSYSDKMNITLASGSMPMVIEADPKSPSIISAIQSGAFWEIGPYLKDYPNLSKANPTILNNISIEGKIYGIYRGRTLGRNGIVYRKDWLDNVGLQPPKTIDDFYNMLKAFTLDDPDKDGKNDTYGMVVTKFSGPWDNMQVWFGVPNKWGLDANGKLEPAHLFPQYMDALKFFRKLYSEKLVNSDFAVMDSAKWLDPVVNGQAGVIVDVADNAGRLEQKMATSDPKAVIDVTGSVEGPDGALHNLPTSGYSGMFLISKSSVKTEDDLKKVLTFLDKMNDDDVQLLAGYGIEGVNYNIEDGKLVQVADDNPKPEDAFTDLNQLLMFIPEDPTSKMFKPATPLRAKVSQVQKENEKIIVPNPAEPLISKTYMQKGAQLDNIIEDARIKFIVGQIDEAGFQSAVELWKKSGGDEYIKEINEAYAKAQAADGK